In Lolium rigidum isolate FL_2022 chromosome 3, APGP_CSIRO_Lrig_0.1, whole genome shotgun sequence, the genomic window TATCTTGTGAGAGAGGGATAgatggagggagagggagagggagaggaagagagagacCTGTATGTCAAGCCCAACCCGGACGTCCTCCAGCGATGGCACAACACGCAGAGGAGGCTCCATCTCTCGCTCTCTCACTACCGACGACCCATGCTCCTCCCGTTGGCCACCATCCGCTCCTCTTCTGACAGTATGGCGCGAGGATGCTCATCCCAGCGACCTAGGCTGCTCCTGCCAGCCCCCAGACACCCCAAATCGGAGGTGGGCGCTCCTCCTCGCATAGATCCACTGTGGATGCCCTCCTGCTCAGCAAGCGCCACCGACAACGCCCCCTTCCCGCGGCTCCTCCATCCCTGTCCTCGGCATCATGAAGAGGCGGTGAATGGGGAGCAGAGATTGGGGAGAGGAGGAGATAGGCCGGACgggatttgagagagagagagagaggacgaACCTATCCCGCGCCGGAGCTGGCCCTGGCGGATTTCGACCACGCCGCCCAGGAGGAGCTCACCCGCGCCACCCCTGGCCGTCCTTCGACACTCCTCCGCGACCGCGCCGTCCTCGCCGGAGTAACCGAGGTCGCCCAAGCCGCCCCGCCATGCCGGCTCCTGCGGAGGTCGCCCGCGCTGCCCTCGTCGCTGGCGCCGatgtcggccgcgccgcccgtcgcccgcgCAGGAGGtgattgggagagaggcgctggagggggaggtggcggcgggatggggggcgcgaggggagaggaggaagacgagagaGACGCAGGTGCGAACGAATGGGTAGGGTTTGGTCGGTGGGCTGTCTGATTTTGTCTCACGCACAACCACCCATGTCCAATGACTAATGTACCCCTAGGAGTGGAGATCTCCCACGCGACGGTTGACCGAACCAAATCACACCCACAGTCACCGACGAGTGGACCCAGCAAAAGATGGGACCCACACGCAGCCTGAGGTGGGTAAAAAACGGCtgttgcatggggttagctagtggGAGGGCCAGTTGGAACTGCTCAGAATAAATGGATGAGATGCAAAGTGGGGCAAAGATGGGGTGATCCGACGGCCGAGAAGCTCAAAacgctgtgagagccccatgggggtgcaacaatcatacctttagataccgccatcatagaccacatattTTTTTCGTTGTCCCTTTCAGCTCTGGTCCGGCGGAAATATCTGGGGCGCATGCAATATGTACCACACAGGTGTCCAGTGGCCGCGGCACGTCGACACCCACCGTTTAAGCGATCGAGCGGCGGCCTGCCTATATATGAGGAGCAGGAGAATCAGAGCGCCGAGCAATGCTGAGCGGTTTGTGGTGTGTTCCTCCACGAGAGAGAGAGCGGAGAGGGGAACGCCGGCGAGCTGCACCCGCTGTGCATCAGGCAGTCAACACCGCGGCGCTGCTTCACGTCCCGGAGCGCGTGCGTGCGTGCCGGCCGGCAAGGCTACGGAGGAGATGGGAGCCGCGCGCGCAAGGCGTGATCACGACGAGATGGCCAGGACGCGTGCAGCGCCGTCGCCGGGGGGCTCAAGAGAAACCCGTGATGCCGCTCTCATATTATCCATGGTGATGCCGCTCACGTTCCAGGCCTCCGCTGGCGCGCCCTCGGGCTTTCGCAGGTAAACACAGTACACAGAGAAAGGCCGCACGGGCCAGATTTTGCTCCTTTCCTGTTCCGGGCGGACGGCCCAGACCTCCCCGCCGGCCGCGGCCGTACGTTCTTCTCCGTCGCCTCTCCAATCTCCATGCGTCCCGTCCCGTGCTGCAACAAACAGACAGCGCGACCCACGCCGTATAAACAAGTGCGCGCTCGCTCGCGCTGACGTGCCTACCTCGTCGCCGCGACAGCGAGACCGCCGACCTCCCCGAAAATATCTCACGGCCGCCGCCCGCGACGCCACGTCGTCCATGCCTCCGGCGCCGCAGCAACCAGCCAAGCGACACCGCACCACAGACCTTGCCCTGTAGCAGCAAAAGTACAGAAAAAGACAGCCGCGTCCTCCCTCCTCAGCTCCGGCGGCGCCACGCGGCCTCCACCAAAATATCCCGCGCCGGAGCGGCCACGCGCCCAGCCAACTTGGCGCGCTTTCCGCTCGTAGTCGGCGGTCAATGGTCGTGGAGCCTACCCCGTACCGCTCGCCCCGCCCACGGATTGGCGGAAAGCGACGGAGCAAGCGGGCAATAAGATAAGCGGCAACTTGTGCGACGCTTCCAGAACCCTCCTCCCCCTCCGGCCCTTCCAGAACTCTCCCCTGGCCACGTCACCGCACCGATAATAAGATAAACCATGGAGGCGAGGATATTTCCAATCCTTCCATCGCAGAAACGTCTGGAAACTTCGGAATTCGAAGCCCGGGTGCGTGGGGGCCGAGCTGTATAAATGGGCGGTGACCGCGTGCTCGCCCGCTCAAGCACCTCAAGTACGAGCGAAAAAGCTCTGTACTTTGCCGTCCTCCTTCTCCATCCATGGTCCGGTCTTGGAAGCACTGCGGTCTGCTCCCTCCTCCTTTCCTCTTCAATCAATCTCCGTACTACCTGTACTCCGCGATTTCCTGAATTCGTCCAGCAGCATTGCCAATTCGGCAGTTTTGGGGAAATTTACTTCACTGCAGCTCCATTTCTTCAGAAAATCGCATTTTCCCCTTCAATCTTCGTCGATCTCTGTTAGCCTCTGATTGTTGTTTGATTCAGAAAAAGATCATTTGCGGGGCTGATTATCTGGAGGGCGAGATTTTTTTAACTGAAGATCGCCCCAGTTAATTTGCCCGGTTCTTGATTTCTTCATTTTTCCTTGGTCCGATTAGCGGCGATGTGCAGGCCCTAATCCCCTTTCTCCCAAATACTCCATTGTCTTTGTCTTTGTCTTTCGTTTCATCATGGATCCGTTCAAGTTCAACGGCATTGTGAAAGAGGAGGAATTCGAGTACTTCGCCGGCGCCGCACCAGATGGCTATCCGCCATCCTCTTGGGCCGCTGCGGATGGCTATCCGCCGTCCTCTTgggctgccgccggcgccgcagCGGATGGCTCCCTGTGCGACGGCGCTGGCGCCGCAGCGGAGCTGCCCCGGCCGATGGACGGCCTCGGCGAGGCCGGCCCGACGCCGTTCCTGAACAAGACGTACGAGGTGGTGGACGACCACAGCACGGACACCGTCGTCTCCTGGGGCATCGCCGGGAACAGCTTCGTGGTGTGGAACGCACACGCCTTCTCCACTGTGATCCTCCCGCGCTACTTTAAGCACAGCAACTTCTCCAGCTTCGTCCGCCAGCTCAACACCTATGTAAGCCTAACGACATCTGATTTGTAGCAGATGCGAATTGAGCCTGATATCCTTGCATCAATTGCAGGGGTTCAGGAAGGTTGATCCGGACAGGTGGGAGTTCGCGGCGGAGGGGTTCCTGCGGGGGCAGAAGGAGCTGCTGAAGACGATCAGGCGGCGGCGTCCGCAGTCGACCACGCCGCCCACGCAGCAGCAGCAAGAGGGGCAGCTCGGGCACGAGGGCGAGGTGCACCATCTGCAGCGCGACAAGGGCATCCTGATCGCGGAGGTTGCGAAGCTGCGGCAGGAGCAGGAGGCGACGCGGGAGCTGATGGGGGCCATGGAGGCGCACATCACCTCCACGGAGCAGAACCAACAGCAGATGACGGTGTTCCTGGTCCGTGCAATGAACAGCCAGAGCTTCCTGCAGCTGCTTGTGGACCGGCAGGCGCGGCGGAAGGAGCTCCAGGACGTGCTCTCCAAGAAGCGCCGCCGCCCGCAAATCGAATACCTCCTCCAATGCAACGGCGAGACCAACAGCAGCGCCAGCTACAGCCCGGCAGCGGTGCATGGCTGCAGCCCCGGGCTCGCGGACGGCGTCGTGAGAGCGGACGGAGGCGAGAGAGAGGGCAcggacggccgcggcggcggcgaagacacGGAGAGCTTCTGGATGGAGCTGCTCAGCATGGGCCTGGAGGAGAAGCATAGAGAAGCAGTGGGCGGAGGAGACGCCGAGGTGGACGACGACGTGGACGATGAGGTGGACGAGCTGCTGCGGAGCCTGTACCATCTCAACCAGAATCGGACCCATGAAATGCATCCAAGCACGGCAATTATATTTATTTAAGCACAAAGCAGTCATTGTGATTTCATCTTTTTAGTCAAGGACCTCAACAAATGAATGCTAATGTATCTTGTGCGATTTGTCAACAGATCATGCAAGATGTAGATTATACCGTCTCTGATCTTCTTCTTTGAGTAACTCGCATGAGGGGGCATTGTTTAAGTTGACCTAAAATCTAATTCCTGCCTAGGCTTCCGCGGTGCTCACTCCATTTGTTCGTACGATCCCGATCTAGCGGTCCAAAATAACGACGCGTCCTTTTTTCCGTTGGAATGTTCAAATTCCGTCCTATCAAGTCAACTTCACCCCCATTCCCTTCCTCTCTCTCACCCAGCATCGAGCTCCGCCTTCAAATCCACCTCCGATTCAGCCTTGTCGGTGGCTATTTGTTAGGCGGAAAGTCCTGGGGTATGTTCTCCTGGCTAGGAGAGTAGTGTCGTAGGAGGTTGGACGACACGGAGTAGCGGATTGAAGGTTCCAAGGTGGAGCAACAGTGGCCGTGGTTGAAGTGTATTTTCGATAGCGTTGGATGGCACGAAGTAGCAGATTGAAGGTTTCAAGGTGGAGCAACAATGCTCGTGGTTGGAGTGTATTTCGACAGCATGGACCAGTGATTCGGTTTGAGGGTACATTCGGTGGAGCGGGCTGCCATCGCTAGAGTACCTGATGAACAAGGATCTGCGACGCCACCTCGCTTATCTGCTCATCGAAGCTCGCCGCACTAGACAAGGGATATCAGCAATGACTTAGTGCTGGTGAATTTTGTCTACCTTTTGCGTTCCCTTTGTTTGTTGATTCGTGATTGTCGTTTTGCTCGACGCTCGCATGTTTAGCTGTATTTTCTGTTTGACTATGGTGCTTGCCATGATGGTGCTAACTTGAGTAGTTTTGTGCCAAAACCAAATCAGTAGTCATGGTGTTTCTGCTTTGTGTAGGGTTGTCTTGGTGTTTCCATTTTCATAATTAGATCGGTTTTTAGGAACAGAAAGCAGGTTTAGTATGAAGTGTTGAATGCCTACAATTGTTCATGGATGTAATACCAGTTGGAGATTATGTCTATGACATGTAGTTTATTCATCATAGGATGTATCTGTTTCAATATTTTTTGTGTTAATGTAATCTCATTTGGTTTTGATATTCTCGGTGTTATGTAATTTTTCAGTAGTAAATACACCCTTAGTGGGGAGGGGAGGTCATAGTATATGTTTTTAATCGTAGGATTTAGTTTTTTATTCACTTTTTGCAGTCTTAAAATGTAGCCATCACTATTAGGAAAATCCTTTTATTCACTTTTTGCAGTCTTAAAATGTAGCCATCACTATTAGGAACATCCTCATTTGTGATAGCATCTTtttggtttctgtggcgcatactcatgcgccacagaagttacgCTACCAAAAGAAATTATGTGGCACACATTGGTATGCGTCATAGAATTTTCAAACTTCTATGGTGCATATTGCCTTATGCGTCATAGAAAGGCACTAAATTTTGTGCCGCATATTGCAGTATGCACCACAGAATTATGCACCACATTTTGTGGCGCTTGCACCAGATTCTGTGCCGCATGCTGCAATATGCGCTACAGATTGATTTTTTATTTTCGAAATTTTTCTAGATCTATACAAATACAGGTATATATCAAGTTTTATACATAATATACATAAATACAAAGAGAATCTGCAAACAACAGTACAGATTATACAGTTCACATTATATGCAAAAAGACGGTCATAGAATCAAAAATGTCACCATCAcatcacttagagcatctccactcgtgacCCGCATACGGCGTCTGGCGCCTGACCGCATAGGGGGGTGCCGGCTGGTAACCCTTAAATCGGGGGGCACCGGCgcccagccgcatcccccaaacgccCACCCCCAAATTTCAAACTTAAAAACAAAGGAATGAAACTCCGATCAAATAGATTTCGCGCCCATAAAAAGATCAATGTGTTGACGAACACATTCGTCGCAAATGGCAAGTCTCGACAACACATCGTCGCAAATTGCAGCATGGCAATATCTAGCGAACCAAAAGACTGAGGCGCGCCGGCTGGCCTGCATTACATAGCCGCGGGAATCAAGCGATTTCCTCCACCGGGCAATCGGGGACGATGGTCGGTGTCGATGTTGTAGCAGTCGGCGAGGACGGTGTGGCAATCGACGGGGAAGCGTCAGTGGCCAGTGGAA contains:
- the LOC124704321 gene encoding heat stress transcription factor A-2a-like; the protein is MDPFKFNGIVKEEEFEYFAGAAPDGYPPSSWAAADGYPPSSWAAAGAAADGSLCDGAGAAAELPRPMDGLGEAGPTPFLNKTYEVVDDHSTDTVVSWGIAGNSFVVWNAHAFSTVILPRYFKHSNFSSFVRQLNTYGFRKVDPDRWEFAAEGFLRGQKELLKTIRRRRPQSTTPPTQQQQEGQLGHEGEVHHLQRDKGILIAEVAKLRQEQEATRELMGAMEAHITSTEQNQQQMTVFLVRAMNSQSFLQLLVDRQARRKELQDVLSKKRRRPQIEYLLQCNGETNSSASYSPAAVHGCSPGLADGVVRADGGEREGTDGRGGGEDTESFWMELLSMGLEEKHREAVGGGDAEVDDDVDDEVDELLRSLYHLNQNRTHEMHPSTAIIFI